A genomic stretch from Marinimicrobium sp. C6131 includes:
- a CDS encoding FAD-dependent oxidoreductase — protein sequence MRTLLLAGGGLTHALYLANARHLLPDDVRVVLLSPERFVPFSGMLPGLIAGRLRFRDCHIDLGQLCRATHTELLFGRLASLDPEQRQARLDNGDLVDFDLLSINTGLQAVDTIPGLAEYGMSTRPISGFLPRWQETLARLCARDRNNPANLGIIGGNLEGVEMALAIRQRLRREESLKAPVSVHLIHGGGKLLPEFPLAAQLRAAQLLQEREIRVHPLFDVARVDREQIYTDRHQHLPMDAVIGCVSGQPGAWVSTSGLALTDRGRIQVNSHLQAVSHPFVFAAGAVASVAGGPGPGGVTDLALRQAPVLAANLARALAGEPLRRYRPGRRTLSIITTSDDYALARYGNHVWGGRWVERWKYRRDRKVMANFPRV from the coding sequence ATGCGAACTCTGCTTCTGGCCGGTGGTGGCCTGACGCACGCCCTCTACCTGGCCAACGCCCGCCACCTATTACCCGATGATGTGCGGGTCGTGTTGCTGTCGCCCGAACGATTTGTGCCCTTCTCGGGTATGCTGCCCGGGCTGATCGCCGGCCGCCTGCGCTTTCGGGACTGCCACATCGACCTTGGCCAGCTATGCCGGGCCACTCATACCGAACTGCTGTTCGGCCGCCTGGCCTCTCTGGATCCGGAACAGCGCCAGGCCCGGCTCGACAACGGCGACCTCGTTGACTTTGACCTCCTGTCGATCAACACCGGCCTCCAGGCGGTTGACACCATCCCGGGACTGGCCGAATACGGCATGAGCACCCGCCCCATCAGTGGTTTTTTGCCGCGCTGGCAGGAAACCCTGGCGCGCCTGTGCGCCCGGGACCGAAACAACCCGGCCAATCTGGGCATTATCGGCGGCAACCTTGAAGGCGTGGAAATGGCGCTGGCCATTCGCCAAAGGCTTCGGCGGGAAGAAAGTCTCAAGGCCCCCGTCAGTGTCCATCTGATCCACGGGGGCGGCAAACTGCTACCCGAATTCCCCCTCGCCGCTCAGCTACGTGCAGCGCAACTCCTCCAGGAACGGGAAATCCGGGTGCACCCATTGTTTGATGTGGCACGTGTGGACCGCGAGCAGATCTACACCGACCGCCACCAACATTTGCCCATGGATGCCGTGATCGGGTGTGTTTCCGGACAACCCGGAGCCTGGGTCAGTACGTCGGGCCTGGCACTCACTGATCGAGGCCGGATTCAGGTCAACTCACACCTGCAGGCCGTGAGCCATCCCTTTGTTTTCGCCGCCGGTGCGGTCGCCAGTGTCGCTGGCGGACCAGGGCCCGGAGGCGTGACCGATCTGGCGTTGCGGCAGGCTCCGGTTCTGGCCGCCAATCTGGCCCGCGCACTGGCCGGAGAGCCACTCAGGCGCTACAGACCCGGCCGCCGAACCCTGTCGATCATCACCACCAGCGACGACTATGCACTGGCCCGCTACGGCAATCACGTCTGGGGCGGGAGATGGGTGGAACGTTGGAAATATCGGCGGGACCGGAAGGTAATGGCGAACTTCCCCCGGGTCTGA
- a CDS encoding M48 family metallopeptidase, with protein MRYTIKRSTRRRTVSLEVRDAELLVRAPVGITERDLDRFVRQKSDWIARKVHAQKQMLARIPEYRYVSGTRLPFMGQQLTLSVTMGSSGRVEWIGDRLAVCCSRRSRLESEAQARRLVQGWYREQGLKHLTAKTQALTRRLGLTCSGVKVRVTRSKWGHCTRSGEIQYNWQILLAPEAVVDYLVAHEVCHLRHMNHSRAFWQLVEQVCPDYPRQRDWLKANGRCLVL; from the coding sequence GTGCGCTATACCATTAAACGCTCTACCCGTCGGCGTACGGTCAGTCTGGAGGTTCGCGACGCCGAGTTGCTGGTGCGTGCGCCTGTGGGTATTACGGAGCGCGATCTGGACCGGTTTGTCCGTCAGAAAAGCGACTGGATTGCCCGGAAAGTGCACGCTCAGAAACAGATGCTGGCCCGGATTCCTGAGTATCGCTATGTGTCCGGCACCCGGCTGCCTTTTATGGGACAACAGTTGACGCTCTCGGTGACCATGGGTAGTAGTGGCCGGGTAGAGTGGATTGGTGACCGGCTGGCGGTCTGTTGCTCCCGACGTAGTCGGCTTGAGTCTGAGGCGCAGGCTCGGCGACTGGTCCAGGGGTGGTACCGCGAGCAGGGGCTGAAGCACTTGACTGCGAAGACGCAGGCGCTTACCCGACGGCTGGGGTTGACCTGTTCCGGTGTCAAAGTGCGAGTGACCCGATCAAAGTGGGGGCATTGCACCCGTTCGGGCGAGATTCAGTACAACTGGCAGATTCTTCTGGCTCCGGAGGCGGTTGTGGACTATCTTGTCGCTCACGAAGTCTGTCATCTGCGTCACATGAACCATAGCCGGGCATTCTGGCAACTGGTTGAACAGGTGTGCCCCGATTACCCCCGGCAGCGGGATTGGCTGAAGGCCAATGGACGTTGTCTGGTATTGTAA
- a CDS encoding peptidase C39 family protein — protein MSSLNLPLESVRPSDLDALVALEQRCFNIDRLSRRSFRRWLDGDQRVFLVARDGDRLAGYILVLFHRGTRLARIYSLAVDPDYRGQGLARRLIGAAEDGARDSGRFYMRLEVSSKNVSAIALYETLGYKQFGLYQDYYEDHTDALRYQKRIRVVGDTAYHRAIPWLAQSTRFTCGPASLMMAMAALKPDYEPSGTEELRLWRESTTIFMTSGHGGCHPMGMALAADSRGYRAEVWVNHEGPLFLDGVRDETKKPVMMLVHEDYRNALEARGVPVHYREVRQDDLIAAFDRGGVPIILISTYRMDSKKAPHWVVMSGYDEECIYVHDPDPDSQGQTALDCQYLPLARADFERMTSFGRSRLRTAVILSRELSDPRG, from the coding sequence ATGTCCTCCCTTAATCTGCCCCTTGAGAGCGTGCGGCCCAGTGATCTCGATGCTCTGGTCGCCCTGGAGCAACGCTGCTTCAATATCGACCGTCTCAGTCGCCGCAGCTTTCGCCGCTGGCTGGATGGCGATCAGCGGGTGTTCCTGGTTGCTCGCGACGGTGACCGTCTGGCCGGCTACATACTGGTTCTGTTTCACCGGGGGACCCGCCTGGCCCGCATTTACTCGCTGGCGGTGGATCCGGACTACCGGGGGCAGGGGCTGGCGCGCCGTCTGATCGGGGCGGCTGAGGATGGTGCGCGGGACAGCGGCCGCTTCTATATGCGCCTGGAAGTCAGCAGCAAGAATGTCAGCGCCATTGCACTCTACGAGACGCTGGGTTACAAACAGTTCGGGCTTTACCAGGATTACTACGAGGACCACACCGATGCGCTGCGTTACCAGAAGCGGATCCGGGTGGTCGGCGATACGGCCTATCATCGGGCGATCCCCTGGTTGGCTCAGAGTACCCGTTTTACCTGCGGTCCGGCCTCATTGATGATGGCCATGGCCGCCCTGAAACCTGACTATGAGCCTTCCGGTACCGAAGAGTTACGTCTATGGCGCGAGTCGACGACCATCTTCATGACTTCGGGACACGGCGGTTGTCACCCCATGGGCATGGCATTGGCAGCTGACTCACGAGGATACCGGGCGGAAGTCTGGGTCAACCACGAGGGCCCGTTGTTTCTCGATGGTGTACGTGATGAAACGAAAAAGCCGGTCATGATGTTGGTGCATGAGGATTACCGGAATGCGCTTGAGGCCCGCGGGGTCCCCGTTCACTATCGGGAGGTCCGTCAGGATGACCTGATCGCGGCGTTTGACCGGGGCGGCGTACCGATCATTCTGATCAGCACTTACCGGATGGACAGCAAGAAAGCGCCCCACTGGGTGGTCATGAGTGGCTATGACGAAGAGTGTATTTATGTTCATGACCCTGACCCGGATAGTCAGGGGCAGACGGCACTGGACTGCCAGTATCTGCCCTTGGCCCGGGCCGATTTCGAGCGTATGACCAGCTTTGGTCGAAGCCGGTTGCGTACCGCAGTGATTCTTTCCCGTGAGTTGTCTGATCCGAGAGGGTAA
- a CDS encoding Na/Pi cotransporter family protein — translation MVLIRVLVEALGGLGLFLLGMTLMTEGLKAMAGDAIRQVLMRFTRSPVSGVVTGLVGTAVLQSSSATIVATVGFVGAGLLGFSQALGIIFGSALGTTVTGWIVALVGFKFKLSLLAALFVFAGAMLKLFGHRSLGGLGYALAGFGLIFIGIDALQGGLEGLREQMDFSQFPAGDLWGKLKLVAVGVLFTLVTQSSSAGVVSALTALHTDTIAFEQAASLVVGMNIGTSFTAAAATIGGNVSVRRTGFSHVLYNTCVSSLALFLIAPYIAMWQFAAAETFVAHEEFALVGFHSAFNLLGVLLVLPFAGQFARLIERLFPDKPYGYQQVLDRGLLKYPELALTAVQKVMTSQFERVAEQLEYMLGESGRSVPLVDLARELADVQEYLDAIHLEGTSGSQWERLLAAIQIVEHLQRLLERCENKSVAVALRNGEELADAKAALSPLVLSLWGKRSLPADQVQERVAQITQIEQTTRRQTMNDIAQGRLELKQGVARMEVVRWLQRVAVHIGRIDVHSRELNYQQP, via the coding sequence ATGGTATTAATTCGGGTTCTGGTTGAGGCATTGGGGGGGCTGGGCTTGTTCCTGCTGGGGATGACGCTCATGACCGAGGGCCTCAAAGCGATGGCAGGAGACGCCATTCGCCAGGTGTTGATGCGTTTTACCCGCAGTCCGGTCAGCGGAGTCGTGACCGGGCTCGTTGGCACGGCGGTGCTGCAATCCTCCAGTGCCACCATTGTGGCGACCGTCGGTTTTGTGGGCGCCGGGTTGCTCGGGTTCTCCCAGGCACTGGGCATTATTTTTGGATCGGCGCTGGGAACCACAGTCACGGGCTGGATCGTCGCGCTGGTTGGCTTCAAGTTCAAGTTGTCTCTGCTGGCGGCCTTATTCGTGTTCGCCGGGGCCATGCTCAAACTGTTTGGGCACCGCTCACTGGGTGGGTTGGGGTACGCATTGGCCGGCTTTGGCCTGATTTTTATCGGTATCGACGCTTTACAGGGAGGACTGGAAGGTTTACGGGAGCAAATGGATTTCAGTCAGTTTCCGGCCGGTGACCTATGGGGCAAGCTAAAGCTGGTGGCAGTGGGGGTTCTGTTCACCCTCGTGACCCAGTCTTCGAGTGCAGGGGTCGTGTCCGCCTTGACAGCCCTGCACACGGATACCATTGCGTTTGAGCAGGCCGCGTCTCTGGTGGTGGGCATGAACATCGGTACCAGCTTCACGGCCGCGGCGGCCACTATCGGGGGCAACGTGTCGGTGCGTCGCACCGGTTTTTCCCACGTCCTGTACAACACCTGCGTCAGCTCGCTGGCACTGTTTCTGATTGCACCCTACATCGCCATGTGGCAGTTCGCGGCGGCCGAGACTTTTGTGGCGCATGAAGAGTTTGCGCTGGTGGGCTTCCACTCCGCGTTCAATCTGCTGGGGGTATTACTGGTGTTGCCGTTTGCGGGACAGTTTGCCCGCCTGATTGAGCGTCTGTTTCCCGACAAGCCCTACGGCTATCAACAGGTCCTGGATCGGGGCTTACTCAAATACCCCGAGCTGGCCCTGACCGCGGTGCAGAAGGTCATGACCTCACAGTTCGAGCGGGTAGCCGAGCAACTGGAGTACATGCTGGGAGAGTCCGGTCGCTCCGTACCGTTGGTGGATCTTGCCCGGGAGTTGGCTGACGTACAGGAATATCTGGACGCGATCCACCTGGAGGGAACGTCCGGCAGTCAATGGGAGCGTCTGTTGGCGGCGATACAGATCGTTGAGCATTTGCAGCGGTTGCTGGAGCGGTGCGAAAACAAGAGTGTGGCGGTGGCTCTACGTAATGGGGAAGAGCTGGCGGATGCCAAGGCGGCGCTCAGTCCGTTGGTGTTGTCGCTGTGGGGAAAGCGTTCGCTGCCCGCGGATCAGGTGCAGGAACGAGTCGCACAAATCACCCAAATCGAGCAAACTACCCGGCGGCAAACCATGAACGACATTGCCCAGGGACGCCTGGAGTTGAAGCAGGGAGTTGCTCGTATGGAAGTGGTGCGCTGGTTGCAACGGGTCGCTGTGCACATTGGGCGCATCGACGTGCACAGCCGAGAACTGAATTATCAACAGCCCTGA
- a CDS encoding LEA type 2 family protein has translation MLAACSQIPFGIQEPQVKVTGLELLPAQGMEQRIAVHLGITNPNGRDLSVRGISYNIGIENIDVLSGVSSQVPTLKAYEETPVTVEVSANLLSIARLVQHFSQRAVSDRVSYNFDAKLDFSQWLPSMRVSEQGEIKLQY, from the coding sequence ATGCTCGCCGCCTGCTCGCAGATTCCTTTCGGTATTCAGGAGCCTCAGGTCAAGGTCACGGGGCTTGAGCTTTTGCCGGCTCAGGGTATGGAGCAGCGCATTGCGGTGCATCTCGGTATCACCAATCCCAATGGGCGGGATTTGTCCGTGCGCGGGATCTCTTATAACATCGGCATCGAAAACATCGATGTCTTGAGCGGCGTTTCCAGCCAGGTGCCCACCCTCAAGGCTTATGAGGAGACTCCGGTGACCGTGGAGGTCTCCGCCAACCTGTTGTCCATTGCCCGCCTGGTCCAGCATTTCAGCCAGCGGGCGGTCAGTGACCGGGTCAGCTACAATTTCGACGCCAAGTTGGATTTCAGCCAGTGGCTGCCGTCCATGCGCGTCTCGGAGCAGGGCGAGATCAAGCTGCAGTATTAA
- a CDS encoding DUF2750 domain-containing protein, which translates to MTALSDDPAENLDRFIVEALDHGCVYGLEGPDGWALCPSEKYDDSDVIPLWSEQALAQVHCREEWTDYKPVAIDLEELLDDWLPGMHDDELLVGVNWDESLEGDEIEPMDLLEEFEQEME; encoded by the coding sequence ATGACCGCACTGAGCGACGACCCCGCTGAAAATCTCGATCGTTTTATCGTCGAAGCGTTGGACCACGGCTGCGTCTATGGGCTCGAAGGCCCGGATGGCTGGGCTCTGTGCCCTTCCGAGAAGTACGACGACAGTGACGTCATTCCCCTGTGGTCCGAGCAGGCCCTGGCACAGGTGCATTGCCGGGAGGAGTGGACGGATTACAAGCCGGTGGCAATCGACCTGGAAGAGCTTCTGGATGACTGGCTACCGGGTATGCACGATGATGAATTGCTGGTGGGGGTGAACTGGGACGAATCCCTCGAAGGCGACGAAATTGAGCCCATGGATTTGCTCGAAGAGTTCGAGCAGGAGATGGAGTAG